Sequence from the Pleomorphomonas sp. T1.2MG-36 genome:
CTCCAACCCTGCTGCGAGTTCTTCCGCCGTGAAGCTGAATCCTTCACGGGCACCAAGGGCAACGACCGCGGCCGCTCCCACCTGCATCGCCGCCGTGGCCTCGGCCTCCAGCGCCTCGCTTGCCCGAACCTTGTCGTAGAACTGCTCCAACGCCTGCATGCTCATGATGTCATCCTCTCCGTTTGACAGGGGGGCGTCCGCTGCTCGTCCATATCGGCGGACTCGTCTCAACTCGCCGCACGAAAGCGCGGCTGTGGCGAACGTCGACCCCTTGGAATCGGAAATGGCGGTCAGTACCACCGCTCCGTCCGTTCCCAGACCAGGGCCGACGATCATGTGCTCTGCCACCAGTGACCAGACCCGCGTCCAAAGGGGTGGCCAAGTGGCGGCAATCGGAGATAGGTCAGCTCGAAGACGATGGTCTTGCCTTGCCATGCTGCTTATCGGCAAAATGCTCGCAAGCGGTGTGCCCACCACCCGCGACAAGATCGAGGTCCTCGTCCGCAAGCTCGCCATCCGCCAAAATCGAACCGCGCGACATGGCGATCGACAGCTCCTCCTCCGTGAACTCAAAGCCCTTCAGCAAGCCCAAGACAATGAGAGCCTCCGGACCGTCCTCCAGCGCGCTCGTGGCGAGCGCCTCGAGCTCGGGATCGGAACGAACGCTTTCATAGAACTTCCTAAGCGATTCAATACTCACGTAATAAATCCACGTTTCTTACCCTGCAAAATGCGACCAATATAGAAATGTACATCTCATCTATCGATCAGATGAGAGCTACATCCAGATCTACACCCTAGATGCTTCCGGAATGACTTCCATCCGGCATTCGAAAAGCAGCGCGCCCGTTTGGAGGCGGGCTCTGGAAGGGGACAGGCAGCCGACGGGAGGCACTGAGGATCGTTTCGACACGCTCGGCGATGGGCGCGAACCGGCGAAGAGTCAGGGCGGCCATGCGGGGGCGACTGTCGTGGCTGGTATAGTAGATCGCGATGGAATCCCGGCCAAGAAGCGCCATCTGCCTCGAATAACAGTGGTAATAGGCCCCGACCATGATGCCGCCCTGCCGATAGGCCGGATCGAGATAGGCCTCGAGGTAACGGATCGCCGGCGCATCGGAAGTCATGCCCAGAAGGGGGCGGTTCGTTTCAGCGGCGAGCAGCCATCCGACCAGATGGCCGTCGCGACGAATGGCGACGCTGAAATCGAGGGCCAATCGCTCCGCCTGACGGATCGGGCCCAGCATGTCCGAGGCCTCGGGATCCGAGAGGTATCGCTCGACAGCTTCGATGTCGGTGGCACCCAGCTCCAGAGGATCAAAGGAATACGACCGAGGCAAGGCAAGACGTCCGGCCACGCCGGGCCAGGTGCCAACCTCATCGACCATTTTCCCAACACAGCCAACGACGACTAGGCCGCTCGCATGTGAAGTCGTCCAGCCAGCTCTCGCCAGCAAGGCTTCCAGAGCCGCACGCCCAGGCATGGACGCGTTATAGCTCGTCCGCCATTCGATAGCCCCACGCTCGCGCGCCTCCGACTGCCACGCCTCGAGGAGACGCCTGCCAAGCCCCCGTCTGCGCTCGGCCGGCGCAACGGCAACCGACAGCAGCTCGGCCTGCGTTCTTCCGGGCAACAGGGTGCCGAGCGCAAGCCCGACCGGACGCGCCCCGGCAATGAGGCCGACCGCGATGGCGTGATCCGGTACCGGCTCCAGCCAGCCGCCGACCTGTCCGAACGTGAACGAGGCGAACAGTCCGGCATTTCCCTTGAGCACCGGAAACGACGCTCTCGAATGTATCGCCGCCTGTTCCGCCTCTCGTTCGACGGGCGTCTGGATCTCTGCTGCCGCGAGCATGCCGCGCCTTTCTCCATCGTGTCCTACAGGCTATGTGCCTGTATTCAGGCTGGAAATAAAGCGCCGCCCCACCCCTTGGGACGATATCGGCGGAGTTTGGGATAGGATGTCGGCAGAGGCTTCGCCTCACTCGCCATTCAGGCTTTGGCGTGCAGTTTGTCGAGCCAGGCCTGCATCCAGTTGCTCTCTTGAAAACCGATATCGGCTTTCAGACGGATGCCCTCCCGGGCATTGCGGATCGCCTCGCTCGGACGAAGCCCGAAATATTGCTGAAAGGCGCGGGAGAATGCGTTCTCGCTGGCAAAACCGGTCGCATAGGCGAGCTTTGCCACCGATCCCCGCGAGGTCCCGACCGAGGCCAGCTTCAGGAGAGCCAGCTTCAACCGCCGCTCCCGGATATAGTCGGCGATGCCGCCAAGCGGCTCGAACAGGCGATAGAGGGCCGAGCGCGACAGGGCGAACTGGCGCATGATCATTTCCGTCGAGAGGGCCGGGTTGGTCAGATTGCGCTCGATGAAGACCTGAATCGTTTGAAGGTTGGCATCCATGAGCGTACCGCGCTCGGCGGCCACGGCGGCCGAAAGCCCGCTCGACACCAGCACGGACGCCACATCCGCCGCCAGCTTTCCGTCCGGTCCGGCAAGTTGAGGGGCCAGCTTGGCCATCGTCATCAAGTGCTCGCCGAGCAGGATGCCCAGCGTGGAGGTGCCATCCAGCCGCGCACCGTGCAGCCCGTCTATGACCCGGGGCATCAGGCGGATCATCGCGCGCGGCAGGATCAGACTGACGATGTCCATGTCCGTGGTGTGGCTGCGCATCGGCCGGCTGAGGTCGAAACAGACGATGTCCCCGGCGGCGCCCTTCGCCAGCCCGCCATCGGCGTTGTAGGCGCACTGACCGCTCACATAGAGCTGGATCAGCAGGTGATCGACACCCGTCGCGGCCACCAGCTCGTTCGAGCGATGGAAACGCTGGGCGACCGCCGACGACCTTCCGATCAGGAAGTGCCCGAGATTGTAGCTGGCAAGGTCGGCCCTGAATCCGTCGAGCCCCTCCGTCGCCGGAACGGCATCGAACAGACTGGACACGCCGATCCGCCAACGTTCGTAGTTTTCTTCGTGGCTCAAGTCCGACGACCGGATCAACTGGTATTCAATTTGATTGTCGGTCACCTGGGTCGCTCTCTACAGGTATTCTGCTTCTTCGCGAGGACAACCAACGTTCTGCCCAAGCGTCAAGAAATGCGAGTAACGGGAGATTCAAGAAAAAACGCGTTTTCAGAGCCAGCCGCCGACCATCATCGCCGCCCATACTACCTTGCATGCAATGTGTAGCGCTTGGTCCCCGTGAATAGAAATAATCCCTTTGTTCTTGAGGGAGTCAATGAAAAAATGAGCGATTGTCTCCAGAATTCCGACAATGGGAGAATTCGTCGCCAGCCCCGCCAAACCGCCGTGGATGACGGAATGGGCGCCCAGCAGGTAGAACCAGGGCACGCCCGGAACCGGCGTCTTCCAGTTCTTGCCGCGCGCCATGAAATCGTTCTGCAGCGGGTAGTCCCCGAGCGCATGACCGAAGATCAGCAGTGCCAGGGAAACGAGAAAACCCTCCGCCATCATGTCGTGTGCTCCTCGCTGCGAGACAGGCGGGTCAGCATATGCTCGAAGCGGGCGCCGGCCAGCGATATCGTATCGAGAATGCCATCATCCAGCTCGTCTTCCATCACCGCTCCCGCCTTGAGCCCGGTGCGCGAGTTCATCCTTTGGGTGGTGTTGCGCAAGCGATCGGCGAGAAAGATCGCCAGCGCCTTGTAGAAGCGTCCACAAAAGGCCGGGTTTTCGTTCAGCCGGGCCTGCAGGTCCCGCTTGTCCACGGCGAGAATGAAG
This genomic interval carries:
- a CDS encoding Nif11-like leader peptide family RiPP precursor, which gives rise to MSMQALEQFYDKVRASEALEAEATAAMQVGAAAVVALGAREGFSFTAEELAAGLEKISGGAELSEKDLDLVAGGIPNFHSAYKESYHGKKIFS
- a CDS encoding Nif11-like leader peptide family natural product precursor; this translates as MSIESLRKFYESVRSDPELEALATSALEDGPEALIVLGLLKGFEFTEEELSIAMSRGSILADGELADEDLDLVAGGGHTACEHFADKQHGKARPSSSS
- a CDS encoding GNAT family N-acetyltransferase, which gives rise to MLAAAEIQTPVEREAEQAAIHSRASFPVLKGNAGLFASFTFGQVGGWLEPVPDHAIAVGLIAGARPVGLALGTLLPGRTQAELLSVAVAPAERRRGLGRRLLEAWQSEARERGAIEWRTSYNASMPGRAALEALLARAGWTTSHASGLVVVGCVGKMVDEVGTWPGVAGRLALPRSYSFDPLELGATDIEAVERYLSDPEASDMLGPIRQAERLALDFSVAIRRDGHLVGWLLAAETNRPLLGMTSDAPAIRYLEAYLDPAYRQGGIMVGAYYHCYSRQMALLGRDSIAIYYTSHDSRPRMAALTLRRFAPIAERVETILSASRRLPVPFQSPPPNGRAAFRMPDGSHSGSI
- a CDS encoding helix-turn-helix domain-containing protein, with product MTDNQIEYQLIRSSDLSHEENYERWRIGVSSLFDAVPATEGLDGFRADLASYNLGHFLIGRSSAVAQRFHRSNELVAATGVDHLLIQLYVSGQCAYNADGGLAKGAAGDIVCFDLSRPMRSHTTDMDIVSLILPRAMIRLMPRVIDGLHGARLDGTSTLGILLGEHLMTMAKLAPQLAGPDGKLAADVASVLVSSGLSAAVAAERGTLMDANLQTIQVFIERNLTNPALSTEMIMRQFALSRSALYRLFEPLGGIADYIRERRLKLALLKLASVGTSRGSVAKLAYATGFASENAFSRAFQQYFGLRPSEAIRNAREGIRLKADIGFQESNWMQAWLDKLHAKA
- a CDS encoding DUF3307 domain-containing protein, which encodes MMAEGFLVSLALLIFGHALGDYPLQNDFMARGKNWKTPVPGVPWFYLLGAHSVIHGGLAGLATNSPIVGILETIAHFFIDSLKNKGIISIHGDQALHIACKVVWAAMMVGGWL